A single region of the Methyloceanibacter stevinii genome encodes:
- a CDS encoding regulatory protein GemA: MTAPAISKGQIKAIHTLKSRAGMDDDTYRDFLERETGHRSSKKLTNGQAIGIIDGLKKLSKPAQGAPRKRGLPGPYAPKLQALWISAWHLGLTRNNRDSALLAFVKRQTGIDHTRWLREPAEAARAIEGLKSWIARAANVRWDEFDDPKCCVLAAQHRLLGEPWPDTLPEDLNALMQELGAELRDRAERSKRYGDE, from the coding sequence ATGACCGCGCCCGCGATCAGCAAGGGGCAGATTAAGGCCATCCATACGCTGAAGTCTCGCGCCGGCATGGACGACGACACCTACCGCGATTTTCTGGAGCGGGAGACGGGGCACCGGTCGTCGAAGAAGCTGACGAACGGCCAGGCCATCGGAATTATCGACGGCCTCAAGAAGCTCTCGAAGCCCGCTCAAGGGGCCCCGCGCAAGCGAGGGCTGCCTGGTCCCTACGCACCCAAGCTGCAAGCGCTGTGGATCTCCGCATGGCACCTGGGCCTGACGCGAAACAACCGCGACAGCGCCTTGCTGGCGTTCGTGAAGCGCCAGACGGGGATCGACCACACGCGGTGGCTTCGCGAGCCTGCCGAAGCGGCCAGAGCCATTGAGGGGCTCAAGAGCTGGATAGCCCGCGCCGCCAATGTGCGCTGGGACGAGTTCGACGACCCCAAGTGCTGCGTGCTCGCGGCCCAGCACCGGCTCTTGGGCGAGCCCTGGCCGGACACCCTTCCCGAAGACCTAAACGCGCTCATGCAGGAGCTGGGCGCCGAGCTGCGCGACCGCGCGGAAAGGAGCAAGCGTTATGGCGATGAATAG
- a CDS encoding host-nuclease inhibitor Gam family protein — protein MARKKTRGANVVVPQSREEAVKMVLTVGVKSRLLARIEADMNDELAKIKEAANEKAKPLSDEVVAAIEGLKIWAEAHRSELTRNGRTKTVPLGSGTVKWRNLPPSVSLRKIDDILASLHELDLTKFIRTKEEVNKERCWRTPRPPRPFQASRSSRPAKSSLWSRSKPSCRRTAKRNREGAGDGRSTTHTEAWVVSNGRLLRVHQKGTGVCICGVHRIGAHHGEERILEVKANAALIAAAPELLDALKLARDCIDYCRRSHPDMQSGDGAPVEWFIDAAIAKAEGRGQK, from the coding sequence ATGGCACGGAAGAAGACCCGTGGCGCGAATGTTGTCGTGCCGCAATCCCGCGAAGAGGCCGTGAAGATGGTGCTGACCGTCGGTGTGAAGAGCCGGCTGCTCGCCCGTATCGAGGCCGACATGAACGACGAGCTCGCCAAGATCAAGGAAGCCGCAAACGAGAAAGCCAAGCCCCTGTCGGATGAGGTGGTCGCGGCGATTGAGGGCTTAAAAATCTGGGCAGAAGCGCACCGGTCGGAGCTGACGCGCAACGGCAGGACGAAGACGGTCCCCTTGGGGTCCGGCACCGTCAAATGGCGAAACCTGCCCCCATCGGTGAGCCTGCGCAAGATCGACGACATCCTCGCGAGTCTCCACGAGCTCGATCTGACGAAGTTCATCCGCACGAAGGAAGAGGTCAACAAGGAGCGATGCTGGCGGACCCCGAGACCGCCAAGACCGTTCCAGGCGTCACGATCAAGTCGGCCGGCGAAGAGTTCGTTGTGGAGCCGTTCGAAGCCGAGCTGCAGGCGGACGGCGAAGCGGAACAGGGAGGGCGCGGGTGATGGCCGGAGCACGACACACACCGAAGCCTGGGTCGTCAGCAACGGGCGTCTTCTTCGCGTTCACCAGAAAGGCACAGGCGTCTGCATTTGCGGCGTGCACCGGATTGGGGCGCATCACGGCGAAGAGCGCATCCTGGAGGTGAAAGCCAACGCCGCGCTGATCGCGGCAGCGCCTGAGCTGCTTGATGCCCTGAAGTTGGCTCGCGATTGCATCGACTACTGCCGGCGGTCGCACCCAGACATGCAGTCGGGCGACGGCGCCCCCGTGGAGTGGTTCATCGACGCGGCAATCGCCAAGGCTGAAGGCCGGGGGCAGAAATGA
- a CDS encoding GcrA family cell cycle regulator, with amino-acid sequence MSLPKTWSETRVERLKALDEKGWSMAQIARDLSHVDPECGPVTRNAVVGKLNRLRGKKYITTRPVELYLSPWTEARKELLLEQERAGSLTHVQKAEALNEIDRGYGRITAHAVSLKLQNMRPQWIARGDLPGAHRPRLGRPGGTRRARRALAIAAPEPTPETAKPFLKLDDGQCRWVLNDPKAPEGAMACGARTVAATYDGAHALPSRARSFCPHHFNRSTKLEN; translated from the coding sequence ATGTCACTGCCTAAGACCTGGTCGGAAACGCGTGTCGAGCGCCTGAAGGCGCTCGACGAGAAGGGCTGGTCAATGGCGCAGATAGCGCGCGACCTCAGCCACGTCGACCCCGAGTGCGGGCCGGTGACGCGCAACGCAGTCGTAGGAAAGCTGAACAGGCTACGGGGCAAGAAGTACATCACAACACGCCCCGTGGAGCTGTACCTGTCGCCGTGGACAGAGGCCCGGAAGGAGTTGCTGCTGGAGCAGGAGCGTGCAGGCTCGCTGACCCATGTCCAAAAAGCCGAGGCGCTGAACGAGATAGACAGGGGCTACGGGCGCATCACAGCACATGCGGTCAGCTTGAAGCTCCAGAACATGCGACCTCAGTGGATTGCGCGCGGTGACCTGCCTGGCGCCCACCGGCCTCGGCTTGGCCGGCCGGGCGGGACGCGGCGTGCGCGGCGGGCACTGGCTATCGCTGCGCCAGAGCCGACGCCGGAGACGGCAAAGCCGTTTTTGAAGCTGGACGACGGGCAGTGCCGCTGGGTGCTGAACGACCCGAAAGCGCCCGAGGGCGCCATGGCCTGCGGTGCCAGGACCGTAGCGGCAACCTACGACGGGGCGCACGCCCTGCCGTCGCGAGCGCGCTCGTTCTGCCCCCACCACTTCAATCGATCAACCAAGCTGGAGAACTAG
- a CDS encoding AAA family ATPase codes for MSANETQATELQPGWAEPRFEPDGLSSQELQRWRALTTRVADVARRHGWTKAEVSRRADVKASKLSQWYDGNYKGTIRNVNDDIETWLDSLHEDSATEALIPQQPGFVETPTSARIRDILLYAQLSPEIVIVTAGAGMGKTMTAQHLQKTRPHVHMVTMRPSTKTAHGMMNEFRVALDVPEKNPANLDRALGDKLRRNGRKTLLIVDEAQHLLDDAVNQLRYFFDQFGVGLALMGNEDVFTRFSIAKGKANQAQIHRRVGMRFRRMDPTAGDVAAIVDAWGITDEAIVKLCRGIGMKPGALSQISKTLQLAWMYAAGERRELAAADVRRAWEERGGEL; via the coding sequence ATGAGCGCGAACGAAACACAAGCGACAGAGCTGCAACCGGGCTGGGCGGAGCCTCGCTTCGAACCCGATGGCTTGTCGTCACAAGAGCTGCAGCGCTGGAGAGCGCTGACCACGCGCGTTGCGGACGTGGCGCGCCGCCATGGATGGACCAAGGCGGAGGTTTCGCGACGGGCGGACGTTAAGGCCAGCAAGCTCTCGCAGTGGTACGACGGGAACTACAAAGGGACGATCCGAAACGTCAACGACGACATCGAAACATGGCTGGATAGCCTGCACGAGGACTCTGCGACCGAAGCCTTGATCCCTCAGCAACCTGGCTTCGTCGAGACGCCGACCAGCGCCAGAATTAGGGACATTCTCCTGTACGCGCAGCTTTCGCCGGAGATCGTGATCGTCACGGCGGGCGCGGGCATGGGCAAGACCATGACCGCGCAGCATCTGCAGAAGACGCGACCGCACGTCCACATGGTCACGATGCGCCCGAGCACGAAGACCGCGCACGGCATGATGAACGAGTTTCGCGTGGCGCTGGACGTGCCGGAGAAGAACCCGGCCAATCTGGACCGCGCCCTCGGCGACAAGCTGCGCCGCAACGGCCGCAAGACGCTGCTCATCGTCGACGAAGCGCAACACCTGCTCGACGATGCGGTGAACCAGCTTCGATACTTCTTCGATCAGTTCGGGGTCGGCCTCGCCCTCATGGGCAACGAAGACGTTTTCACGCGCTTCAGCATCGCCAAGGGGAAAGCAAACCAGGCGCAGATTCATCGCCGTGTCGGGATGCGCTTTAGGCGGATGGACCCAACGGCGGGCGACGTTGCCGCCATCGTGGATGCCTGGGGTATCACCGACGAGGCCATCGTTAAGTTGTGTCGCGGAATCGGCATGAAGCCCGGTGCGCTCTCGCAGATCAGCAAGACCCTGCAGCTTGCGTGGATGTACGCGGCGGGCGAGCGGCGCGAGCTTGCCGCCGCAGACGTGCGGCGCGCCTGGGAAGAGCGCGGGGGGGAGCTGTAG
- a CDS encoding transposase domain-containing protein has product MTWVTVQDLVEVGAGALPTDERALGRYIERHGWRDDAARARLKSGQGGGWEYHYTLLPTDVQCRVLARAQQGAQSEADRNEQAKAEELWARFERLPKGVRDKAEKRLVAVKQVRDLRRGGIDATTAVALAAADHGVSATTLWSWLRLVEGLDEAHWLPVLAPRHAGRTSTVECSAEAWAFLKADYLRPEQPSFTACYRRMKEAAEQHGWAPIPSAKTLQRRVNREVPRGARVLARGGRDTAKAIFPHQTRDRSGFMAMQAVNADGHRFDVFVKWPDGEVSRPLMVAVQDLYSGMIVGHRLAKTENWTAVRGAFADMMESWGIPEQAWLDNGRAFASKWLTGGMANRFRFKIKDDEPVGLLKAVGVQVHWTTPYHGQAKPIERAFRDLCEEIAKHPACQGAYTGNRPDAKPDNYGAKAVPFEEFRKLVAAEIARHNRRDGRRTAVAHGRSFFETFKDGLERALVTRATEAQLRMFLMAAEGVTARKPTGEVQLAGNRYWADQLVDVAGRKVVVRFDPDDLLSSVAVYSLDGRFIATAPCIEASGFADIDKAKEHARMRRAWLKRQRECLDLENRMSLDELARLFRDAPPDDDKPEPSVLRLAVNETPRPAEVDATDNERASTSFGRAVAAMDSGGDVLQFPTGKEKGAES; this is encoded by the coding sequence ATGACTTGGGTCACGGTGCAAGACCTGGTCGAGGTCGGCGCGGGCGCTCTGCCTACCGACGAGCGCGCCTTGGGCCGCTACATCGAACGCCATGGATGGCGCGACGACGCCGCTCGGGCGCGGCTGAAGAGCGGACAGGGCGGCGGCTGGGAATATCACTACACGCTTCTGCCTACGGACGTTCAATGCCGCGTCCTGGCGCGTGCGCAACAAGGGGCGCAGAGCGAAGCGGACAGAAACGAACAGGCCAAGGCCGAGGAACTATGGGCGCGCTTCGAGCGGCTGCCGAAGGGAGTACGCGACAAGGCGGAGAAGCGCCTGGTAGCGGTCAAACAGGTGCGCGACCTCCGCAGGGGCGGGATCGACGCGACGACAGCGGTAGCGCTGGCGGCTGCGGACCATGGCGTCTCGGCGACGACGCTGTGGAGCTGGCTGCGCCTTGTCGAGGGTTTGGACGAAGCTCATTGGCTGCCCGTGCTCGCGCCGCGCCATGCGGGTCGCACTTCCACGGTCGAGTGCAGCGCCGAGGCGTGGGCATTCCTGAAAGCCGACTATCTGCGTCCCGAGCAACCGTCATTCACAGCCTGCTACCGCCGCATGAAGGAAGCGGCGGAGCAACACGGCTGGGCACCGATCCCGAGCGCCAAGACGCTGCAGCGGCGCGTCAACCGGGAGGTGCCGCGCGGAGCGAGGGTCTTGGCGCGCGGCGGTCGCGATACGGCCAAGGCGATCTTCCCGCATCAGACGCGGGACCGTTCGGGGTTCATGGCCATGCAAGCCGTAAACGCCGATGGACACCGCTTCGACGTGTTCGTGAAGTGGCCGGATGGCGAGGTGTCGCGCCCGCTCATGGTGGCGGTTCAGGACCTCTATTCCGGCATGATCGTCGGGCATCGGCTCGCCAAGACGGAGAACTGGACGGCGGTTCGCGGCGCGTTCGCCGATATGATGGAAAGCTGGGGCATTCCCGAGCAAGCGTGGCTGGATAACGGCCGGGCCTTCGCGAGCAAATGGCTCACGGGCGGTATGGCGAACCGCTTTCGGTTCAAGATCAAAGACGACGAGCCCGTCGGCCTCCTGAAGGCGGTAGGCGTCCAAGTCCATTGGACGACGCCCTACCACGGGCAAGCCAAGCCTATCGAGCGTGCTTTCCGCGACCTCTGCGAAGAGATCGCCAAACATCCGGCGTGCCAGGGCGCCTACACGGGGAACAGGCCCGACGCAAAGCCGGATAACTACGGCGCGAAGGCGGTTCCGTTCGAAGAGTTCCGCAAGCTGGTCGCCGCAGAGATCGCACGCCATAACCGACGTGACGGGCGGCGGACGGCGGTGGCGCACGGACGCTCATTCTTCGAGACATTCAAGGACGGGCTCGAGCGGGCGCTTGTGACGCGCGCGACCGAAGCGCAATTGCGCATGTTCCTGATGGCGGCGGAAGGCGTCACGGCGCGGAAGCCCACGGGTGAAGTGCAGTTGGCCGGGAATCGGTATTGGGCCGATCAGCTCGTCGACGTGGCCGGCCGCAAGGTCGTTGTCCGTTTCGATCCAGACGACCTCCTATCGAGCGTTGCGGTCTATTCCCTAGACGGACGGTTCATCGCCACCGCGCCCTGTATCGAGGCCAGCGGGTTTGCCGACATCGACAAGGCGAAGGAGCACGCGCGGATGCGGCGCGCGTGGCTGAAGCGGCAACGTGAGTGTCTGGACCTCGAAAACCGCATGAGCCTCGACGAACTGGCGCGCCTCTTTCGCGATGCGCCGCCTGACGATGACAAGCCGGAGCCCAGCGTCTTGCGGCTCGCGGTCAATGAGACGCCACGCCCTGCAGAGGTCGACGCGACCGACAACGAGCGTGCGTCAACGAGTTTCGGTCGTGCCGTCGCCGCCATGGATAGCGGTGGCGACGTGCTGCAGTTCCCAACCGGAAAGGAGAAGGGCGCCGAGTCGTGA
- a CDS encoding ParB/RepB/Spo0J family partition protein, producing the protein MKFVEQREVPVADIVVGNRLREIDEEWVAALAAMIKVEGQQSAIGVRDLGDGTYKLTAGEHRLEAAKKNGMPTIRADIFVAETESPADEERVQEILENVGRRELSALDRASNLAELKAVYERLYPQTKRGVAGGKARQNAANDILSFADSASEKTGLSARQIQRAVQVHNGLTADARSLVRGLPIADNESQLRALAALDKPLQSRVAKLLQQGEAANVAGARAILDGTAKQPSQKTKALETLVKAWERAPADVKKRFLKRINATLVKEG; encoded by the coding sequence ATGAAGTTCGTAGAGCAACGCGAGGTTCCTGTTGCGGACATCGTTGTAGGCAACCGACTGCGCGAAATCGACGAAGAATGGGTCGCCGCTCTTGCGGCCATGATTAAGGTCGAAGGGCAGCAGAGCGCGATTGGCGTTCGCGACCTCGGCGACGGAACCTACAAGCTCACTGCGGGCGAACATCGCTTGGAGGCAGCCAAGAAGAACGGCATGCCCACGATCCGCGCGGACATCTTTGTAGCGGAGACCGAGTCGCCCGCGGACGAAGAGCGGGTCCAGGAAATTCTCGAAAACGTTGGGCGTCGCGAACTCTCGGCGCTGGACCGCGCGAGCAATCTTGCGGAGCTGAAGGCGGTCTACGAACGGCTCTATCCGCAGACGAAACGCGGCGTGGCAGGCGGCAAGGCGCGCCAGAACGCAGCAAACGACATTTTGTCGTTTGCTGATTCCGCCTCGGAGAAGACCGGCCTGTCCGCCCGTCAAATCCAGCGGGCGGTCCAGGTGCACAACGGGCTAACGGCGGACGCCCGATCCCTCGTTCGCGGCCTGCCCATAGCGGACAACGAGTCTCAGCTTCGCGCCCTAGCGGCGCTCGACAAGCCCCTTCAATCCCGTGTCGCCAAGCTGCTGCAGCAGGGCGAGGCCGCGAACGTGGCCGGAGCCCGAGCGATCCTGGACGGCACGGCGAAACAGCCGTCACAGAAGACCAAAGCCCTAGAGACCCTCGTGAAGGCGTGGGAGCGCGCGCCTGCGGACGTGAAGAAGCGGTTCCTGAAGCGCATCAACGCCACCCTCGTCAAGGAAGGCTAG
- a CDS encoding S24 family peptidase, translating into MGEEKIRQEQGRRLTEARKAAGYKSAREAALMNGWNENTYRAHEKGRRTIGLDDAQRYSRRFHSRGAACSAQSLLFGDDAPDGDDRPGRHIIPIMGFVGAGGDIEPDYEQVPPEGLDQIELHQPCGLARDPIGFRIRGESMMPRYNDGEIVIVERDQPYATDSMIGLEAVVRTAKGNRYLKRIKVGSRRNTFDLVSLGAVATMESVRIAWASPVLMIIPNVGLRRKRL; encoded by the coding sequence TTGGGCGAAGAGAAGATCAGGCAGGAACAGGGGCGGCGGCTGACCGAGGCGCGGAAGGCGGCCGGCTACAAGTCCGCGCGCGAGGCCGCCCTGATGAACGGCTGGAATGAGAATACCTACCGGGCCCACGAGAAGGGCCGGCGCACGATCGGCCTGGACGACGCCCAACGCTACTCCCGCCGCTTCCATAGCCGAGGCGCCGCGTGCTCTGCGCAATCCCTCTTGTTCGGCGACGACGCCCCTGACGGCGACGACAGGCCCGGCCGGCACATTATCCCGATCATGGGGTTCGTCGGCGCCGGCGGCGACATCGAGCCAGACTATGAGCAGGTGCCGCCCGAAGGGCTCGACCAGATAGAGCTGCACCAGCCCTGCGGCCTGGCGCGCGACCCCATCGGATTCCGGATACGCGGAGAATCCATGATGCCCCGCTACAACGACGGCGAGATCGTCATTGTCGAGCGCGACCAGCCATACGCCACCGACTCGATGATCGGCCTCGAAGCTGTCGTTCGAACTGCCAAGGGCAATCGCTACCTGAAGCGCATCAAGGTCGGCAGCCGGCGCAATACTTTCGACCTTGTCAGCCTCGGCGCCGTCGCCACAATGGAGAGCGTGCGCATCGCCTGGGCTAGTCCCGTCTTGATGATTATTCCAAACGTCGGCTTGCGCCGGAAAAGGCTCTGA